Genomic window (Daucus carota subsp. sativus chromosome 5, DH1 v3.0, whole genome shotgun sequence):
GTTTTCATCTGACTGTTATGAACAATCGATCATAGATGCGATCAcataataaccttcaaatctaaacccatgaaaatcatgccgatGGATAACCTCGGTCGTgaagaacatcaaaacacaccaaaataaaacaaaccaactctcacaagaagTGGCTAACAAAACCTAAATCCAATTAgaaataagatttcaaaacaagaaaatagaaaaaaggaATAGGGTTTTTCACATATGAGAACCGATGAAAGCCCCCTCAAAAATCTTTAATGGAGGTTAGGGTGCTGAGAGAGTTATTGAGAGTACTGAGAAGGttaaacttataattattaaaataatttatttgaatggaaaataataataaaatgtataGCAAGAGAAGTGAGAACAATATGAatgattaatattaattttacgtACTCTATTTATATGTTGAAAGATTTCTAAGACTCTACCACACCACACTAGCCAGCTCCACCTTTTACAAAGCTCCCGTGCACCTCTCttccaaagaaaaaaaaaacttaaacacAAAGCAAATTCAATGGGTGGGATCAGTACTGGTCGATCAGAAGATGAAGAAGCTTGCTTGCTAGCCATGCAATTAGCAACTGCCACAGTactgcccatgattctgaaatcagCAATTAAGCTTGACATATTAAACACCATAGCCAAAGCTGGCCCTGGAAACTATTTAACTCCTTCTGAGCTAGCCTCTAAGCTCCCCAGGTCCAACCCTGATGCCCCAGCTATGGTTCAACGCATCCTCCAAGTCCTGGCTACCTACAAGGTTCTTGGTTGTAAGCCTAATGATCGTTCCAATGGTGAAGCTGAGTGGCTCTATTGCTGGACACCCGTGTGCAAGTTCCTGTCCAATAATGAAGACGGTGGTTCTATGGCACCTCTTTTGCTTGTCAACACCGACAAAGTGGTGATCGACAGCTGGTAACATAGATTTTAATTTACTCCATCGGTagcatatgtatatgtgtgtgtgtgtctatatatataattctgataaacatgttaattacataaattttaatatttctgaTAATGGTCCGTGCATGCGCAGGTACCATGTAACAGACGCAGTTCTTGATGGTGGAATTGCATTCAACAAAGCCTATGGGATGAGTATATTTGATTATAACAGCCGAGAGCCTCGATTCAGCAAAGTCTTTAACCAGTGCATGACTGGTCATTCTAATATAACCTTGAAGAAGATACTCGAGACTTACAATGGTTTCCAAGGTCTTTCATCCATAGTTGATGTCGGCGGTGGCTCTGGTGCTACCCTTAATATGATCGTTTCCAAGTACCCTGCTATCAAAGGAATTAACTTCGACCTACCTCACGTTGTCCGAGACTCACCCTCTATTCCTGGTATGAAATTGTAACTTGAGGAAACTAGATTTGCTTCTGATTTTCTTTTTGGTATGTttcaaatatttcattttcttgaCAGGCGTGGAACATGTGGGAGGAGACATGTTTACAAGCGTGCCGAAAGGAGATGCCATATTCTTGAAGgttgtaaatttattaattgtttAGAGTATTTTATATGGCCGAAGTGATTTTGAGTCGACCCATCTAAATACTTTGAAAGTTGGTCTATCTATTTATTCCACAGTGGATGAGTTGACTAAATATCACTCCATCTACAAGTACAGATGTACGTAGCAGTAGGTCATCCATTTGTTTAGTACTATTCTGGTAGTTACATTACCTCAttgacttttttaaaatttgtagtgGGTATGTCATAATTGGAATGATGAAGATTGCCTGAGGATCTTGAAAAACTGCCACCAAGCTCTGGCAGAAAATAAGAAGCTGATCATAGCAGAATTCATTCTTCCTGAGGTGCCCGGGGGAAGCGACGATGCAACCAAGGGTGTGGTTCATATGGATGCTATAATGATGGCACATATTCCGGGTGGAAAAGAGAGGTCGGAGAAAGAGTTTGAGGCCTTGGCTACTCAAGCGGGATTTAAAAGTTTTAGCATGGTGtgctgtgctttcaatacttgGATTATGGAACTTACCAAGTAGAGCTACAGCTAGCACTGTGTTTCCAAGTGTTCTATATATGTATGTAGCTTCTGTTTTGAAGTTGCAGTTAGACATGTACAATAAGGGCGGCAATCCCATGTCTGTATTAATGCACCCTACGTGATATATATTGCCCAAAAATTTACTTCTGTTGTGTGAAATAAACTTATTTCAAAGTCTAGtcaaaatatatgtattaatgCACCCTACGTGATATATATTGTTATGGCTTATGCCCTTTTAATTGTTGATGTTTGTGTTGTGTAGATGCGGTCTTATATTTTAACTCGGTATATATATTCAACCCTTCATGTATCAAATATATTCCTTTTGACCCTCATACGagaatgaatataaaaaatggTATAGAATGAtggataaacttgacaattcatgtTAAGAGTAAGTTTGATGTTCCTTTTAAGCCTTAAAATATACACAACGAGTAAGCTTTGCTAGAAAACCCATCTACTCTGCTAGAAGACCCAGTATCCCACGCTGCAGCAAGCTTTGCAGCTTAACTTTGGCCTGTTACAAATGTCCAAACCTTCCGCAGATCCTCACGTGGACAAGATAGAAAATACAGGGCCTATTATATTGAAGGCATTGCTGCTGCTACTGTGCTCTACTGCTTGGTCGGCAAGGTTTTAATGAAAATTACCTTGTGCAATAATTATTCGAAGTatgtatttaaaagaaaaaattatgttCACATCCCAAACCTAATCTCCTGAAATAATTATTGCCTTGAACTAACTCATGTCAGGCTTGCAGGGGGCTAAAGCAATCAGTCAATAACGAAGGCCAAAGGATCTCATGCACGTATACACTTAGCTACCATGATGAAATGCAGAACTCCTTGCTCCAGGGAGGTCCAAGTTAATAAGTTATAGATGATGTCATGACTTACTCGAAATAGTATATTTAAATCGTATACGTCTAAAACTATAACATAAAAAGATAtcagaaaatgaataaaaactAACATAAATAGAGGTAACAAAAATGATAACACAAGACATAAAAAAATTTCGTCAAAAAATTGCACAAatcaatattcaaatatttgtcatctttataaaattaataagaaaCATATATATAGCCAAACTTACAATCAATTTATAAcacttaaattttataaaataaatattaattataagcatgaattttaaagaggaaaaatattatgtttcgTCAATTTATTCCTGACACTTTTATGCTGGCAGTCGATTTTATATAATCcgttttatcttcttttttttttttagtgtaaTCAA
Coding sequences:
- the LOC135152950 gene encoding bergaptol O-methyltransferase-like produces the protein MGGISTGRSEDEEACLLAMQLATATVLPMILKSAIKLDILNTIAKAGPGNYLTPSELASKLPRSNPDAPAMVQRILQVLATYKVLGCKPNDRSNGEAEWLYCWTPVCKFLSNNEDGGSMAPLLLVNTDKVVIDSWYHVTDAVLDGGIAFNKAYGMSIFDYNSREPRFSKVFNQCMTGHSNITLKKILETYNGFQGLSSIVDVGGGSGATLNMIVSKYPAIKGINFDLPHVVRDSPSIPGVEHVGGDMFTSVPKGDAIFLKWVCHNWNDEDCLRILKNCHQALAENKKLIIAEFILPEVPGGSDDATKGVVHMDAIMMAHIPGGKERSEKEFEALATQAGFKSFSMVCCAFNTWIMELTK